In Amycolatopsis sp. FBCC-B4732, the genomic stretch CCGCGCCGAGGCCACCGAGAAGCAGGCGTCGAAGGCCCGGCAGACCGACCGGATGATCGAGCGCCTGGACGTCGTCGAGGAGCCCCGCAAGGAGTGGGAGCTGCGGATGGAGATCGCCGCGGCCCCGCGCGCGGGCGCGGTGGTCGCGACCCTGCGCGGCGCGGTCGTCCGCCGCGGCGGCTTCACCCTCGGGCCGGTCGACCTGCAGATCGACTGGGCGGACAAGGTCGCCATCACCGGCGCCAACGGCGCGGGCAAGTCGACGCTGCTGGCCGCGCTGCTCGGCCGGGTCCCGCTCGACGAGGGCAACGCCGCGCTCGGGCCGGGGGTCGTGGTCGGCGAGGTCGACCAGGCCCGGCGGCTGTTCCTCGACGACGTCCCGCTCGCCGACGCGTTCGCGCGCGAGGTCCCGGAGCTGGCCGACGCCGACGTCCGGACGCTGCTGGCGAAGTTCGGGCTCAAAGCCGCGCACGTGCTCCGGTCGGCGGCGACGCTGTCGCCGGGGGAGCGGACCCGCGCGGCGCTGGCGCTGCTGCAGGCCCGCGGGGTCAACCTGCTGGTGCTGGACGAGCCGACCAACCACCTCGACCTGGCCGCGATCGAGCAGCTCGAGTCGGCGCTCGACAAGTACCCGGGCACCCTGCTGCTGGTGACGCACGACCGCCGGATGCTGGACGCCGTGCACGTGACGCGCCGCCTGGAGGTCGACGGCGGGCGGGTCCGCGAGCGGTGAAGCTCCGCCCGGCGACCGCCGACGACGCCGACTTCCTGGCCGACGTGCTGGTGGCCGCCGTCAACTGGTCGCCGGACTGGCCGCCGAAGAGCCGTCGCCGCGTGCTCGCGGCTCCGAACACCGCCTGCTACGTCGCCGGCTGGCCGCGGGAAAGCGACCTGGGTGTCGTCGCCGAAGCGGACGGCGAGCGGGTCGGCGCCGCCTGGCTGCGCTTCTTCGCTCCCGACGCGCCGGGGTACGGGTTCGTGGCCGCCGACGTCCCCGAACTCACCGTCGGCGTGGCCGCGGAGTGGCGCGGCCGGGGCGTCGGACGCGCGTTGCTGCACGCCGTCGAGGACCACGCGAAGGAAGCGGGGATCGCGCGGATCAGCCTCAGCGTCGAACGGAAGAACTTTGCGGAGCGGCTGTACCTCGCGGCCGGCTACGAGGTCGTGGGCGCGGGGTCCGAGCAGTCCGACACCATGGTGAAGTTTCTGTGAAGAAGCGGCACTTTCACGTGAAAGTGCGCGCTAGCCCTTCGTCGCGCCGCCGGTCAGGCCCTTCACGAACTGCTTCTGCAGTGCCAGGTAGAAGATCAGCACCGGCAGCGTCGCCAGGAACATCAGGGCGAACACGCTGCCCAGGTCCGCCTGGTACTGGCCGATCGAGCGGTAGATGCCCGTCGTGATCGTCGTGCCCTGCCCCGGGCCGAGGATGATCAGCGGGTCGATGAAGTCGTTCCAGATCCACACGCCCAGGAAGATCAGCACGGACGCCGTCGCCGGGCGCAGCAGCGGGAACACCACGCGCCAGAACACCTGCATCCGCCCGGCGCCGTCGAGCAGCGCCGCCTCCTCCAGCTCGACCGGGACCCCGCGGACGAACCCGCTGAACACGAAGACCCCGAACGGCACGTAGTAGCCGACGTTGAACAGGATCAGTCCCGGCAGCGACGCCATCAGGTGGGTGACGCGCAGGACGTCCGTGATCGGGATCAGGATGACCTGCGGCGGGATCATCAGGCCGGCCAGCAGCACCAGCGTCAGGACCTTCGTCCACCGCTTGCGCGAACGCGCCAGGTAGTGGCCGAGCATGGCCGACAGGACGGTCAGGACCAGGATCGACGACACCGTCACGACGACGCTGTTGGCCAGGCTGACCCAGAACAACCCGTCCGGGCGGGTCAGCACCGCGTGGATGTTGGCCAGCGTCGGCGGCAGCGGGAGCGACGCGGGTTCCTTCGCGATCAGGTCGCCCCGCTTGAAGACGTTGGCCAGCACCAGGTACAGCGGCACGAAGAACACCGCGCCGACGAGCAGGGCGACCAGCCGGCGGGTCACAGGTCCACCTCCCGGCGGCGGAGGAAGTTCAGCACGACGGTCGTCACGACCGCGACGATCGCCAGCATCAGCACGGCCATCGCGGACGCGTAGCCGACGTGGTTGGCGTCGAAGCCGGTCTGCAGCACGTCGAACGCGATCGTCGCCGTGGCTCCGGAACCCGGGCCGCCGTTGGTGATCACCTTGACGTAGTCGTAGGTCTTGAACGCGGAGATCAGCAGCACGACCGTAGTGATAGTCAGCGACGGCGCGAGCAGCGGCCAGGTAACCGCGCGGAACCGCCGCAGCGGCCCGGCGCCGTCGATCTCGGCGGCTTCGAGCAGTTCGGCCGGCACGCCCTGCAGCCCGGCCAGGTAGACGACGACGCAGAACCCGAGCATCTGCCAGCACACGATCGAGGCGACCGAGTACAGCGCCAGATCGGGGTCCGAAAGCCAGCCCGGCGGGTGCTCGACCCCCAGCGCGCGCAACAGGTTGTTCAGCGGCCCGGCGTCGTCGAGCAGCCGCGACCAAACGATCGAGACGACGACCGAGCTGAGGATCACCGGGGTGAAGAACACGCTGCGCAAAGCGTTGTACAGCCAGCCTTTCCGGTCGAGCAGCAGCGCGACGCCGAGACCGAGCACGTTGGGCACGAGGACCACGATCAGCGTCAGGATCGTGGTGACCTCGAGCGCGGCGAGGAACTGCTCATCGGTGAAGAGCAGCTGGTAGTTGTCGAAGCCGACGAACCGCACCGGCGGGTGGAACGGGTTGTAGTTCGTCAGGCTGTAGCCGAAGCTGATCAGGATCGGAGCGAGCACGAAGCACACGTAGACGAGCACGCCCGGGGCGCCGAACGACGCGAAGTGCCCGACCCGCGGCAGGACCGGCTTGCGGGTGGCCAAGTCAGCCCGCCTTCGCCCACTCGGTGTCCAGGAACGCGCACGCGTCGGCCACCGTCTTGCGGCCGGTGATGACGTCCTGGGCGGCCTGGTCGACCTTGTCCTTCATACCGGGCAGCAACCCGTCGTCGGCGGTCTCCCAGCGGAACGCGTGGACGACGGCGTTCTGCCGCACCGCCTGGGTGTAGAGGTCGTACCCGGCCTTGAACGCCGGGCCCACGTCGGCGGGCGGGGTGTAGCCCTTGAGCGCCGGGAACAGGCCGTCCGCCTTGACCGACGCGTCGAGCTGGTCCTTGTCCAGCTGGAAGCCGAGCGCGAACTTCCTGGCGGCGTCGAGGTTCGCGGCCTTCGCGTTCACGATCATGCCGCCACCGGTGTAGGCCGGGACGACGAGCTTGCCGTCCTCGGTGGGGAAGTCGAACACGCCGACTTCGAAGTCGTGCTTCTTCGAGTCGGCGTTGGCGGCGAACCAGTTGCCCATCGGGTACATCGCGCTCTTGCCGTCGAGGAAAGCCTGCTCGGTCGCCGCGTAGTCGCGGGAAACGCTCGTCTTGTCCACGTACCCGCGCGCGACGAGGTCGGCGAGCTTCGAGAAGGCGCGCTGGAAGGCGGGATCGGCGAACTTGACCTTGTCCTGGCGCCGCTGGGTCAGCCAGTCCGGCGTCGTGGCGTAGACCTCGGTGCCGACCAGGCCGGAGAGGATCATCGACGACGGGAAGCCGTCCTTGCCGCCGCCGATGGTGAACGGCGCGAAGCCCTTGTCCTTGAGCTTGCCGGCGTCGGCGACCAGTTCGGCCCACGTCTTCGGCGGCGCGGCGATACCCGCGTCGGCGAACATCTTCTTGTTGTAGTAGACCGGCGGGATGGTCTGGGTGTTCGCCGGCAGCTGGTAGTACTTCCCGTTGACCGGGTTGGCCTCGGGGAACTGGAAGTCCTTGAGCTCGTCGGGCGTCCAGGCGTAGAGGTTGCCGGCCTCGGCGAAGCCCGCGGAGTCCACGGCGATCAGCACGTCCGGGAACTGGCCGGACTGCAGCAGCTGCTTCGCGTACGACGTCCGGCCGTCGGCGGTGGGGGCGACGAGCTTCTTCACCTTGAAGCCGGGGTTCTTGTCGGTGACGCGCTTGATCGCGGCGTCCCAGTAGGCGGGCGTGAGGTTCGGTGTCTCGAAGGTGAGGAAGGTGATTTCGGTGCCACCGCCGGTGTTCGACCCGACCGAGCACGCGCTCACCGCCAGGAGCACCGCGGCGCCCAGCGCCAGTGACCTTCTCATCGAGCCTCCCACCAGATGTGATGTATGACGCATTTGATCTGACGTCTGATGGGCTGTCAAGCGCTCAGTGGCGGTGAAACCGTCGAAGGGTGACTGATAGATCCGATCTCTAGCGCGAAATTCGCTCCAGTCGGACGACTGCGCTCGCGAAGTCGCCGGTCGGGAGCCCGAGGCGCAGTCCGTGGGCGAGCAGCACGGCGCCGGAGTGCGTGGTGCCGGAATCCGGATCGAGGTACCGGTCAGCGGAATCGAGCCCGCCGAGCCGCAGCGGCCGGTCCGGCTCGGCGAAGTGCGCGGCCTGCCGGTAGGCGAACACGACCGACCGGTCGCCGAGGACGTACTGGAGCGCGACGAGGCCGTCGTCGACCGGTGGCCGGAGCCGGTGCAGCGCCCCGTGTTGCACCACGGGCCGGATGTCCCGGTACAGCGCGATCATTTCCCGGGCGAGCGCGAGGTCTTCGTCCGGCCAGTGCGCGATGTCGCCGCCGAGACCGAGCACGCCGGCCATGGCGACGTGGAACCGGAAGCGCAGCGGCACCGAGCGGGCGGTGACGAAGTTCGGGTCGTCGGTGACCCAGGCCGCCATCGCGCGGGCCGGGTAGAGCTGGCTGTAGCCGTGCTGGACGCGGAGCCGGTCGAGGGCGTCGGTGTTGTCCGACGGCCAGACCTGGTCGGTGCGGGCGAGCACGCCGAGGTCGACCCGGCCGCCGCCACCGCTGCACGCCTCGATCCGCAGGCCGGGGTAGTCGCGGCGGAGGCGGTCCAGGATCGCGTACACCGCACGGGTGTGCTCGACCCACAGCCGGTCCTGGTCCGCTTCGCCCGGCCAGCCCGCTTCGCTGAACGGGCGGTTCATGTCCCACTTGAGGAAGTCGACGCCGTGGTCGCCGACGAGCCGGTCGAGCCAGCCGTGCGCCCACACGGCGACGTCGGGCCGCGCGAAGTTGAGGACGAGCTGGTTGCGCAGTTCCGACCGGCGCCGGTGCGGGTGGTGCAGCACCCAGTCCGGGTGGGCGCGGTGGAGGTCGCTGTCCGGGTTGACCATCTCGGGCTCGACCCAGAGCCCGAACTTCATGCCCAGCGCGTGCACCGCGTCGACCAGCGGCCGGAGGCCACCGGGGAAGCGCTCGCGGTTGACGTGCCAGTCGCCGAGCCCGGCGTGGTCGCCGGTGCGGGCGCCGAACCAGCCGTCGTCCAGCACGAACAGCTCGACGCCGAGCGCCGCGGCCCGCTCGGCGAGGGCGAGCTGGCCGCCTTCGGAGACGGCGAATCCCGTGGCTTCCCAGGAGTTGTAGAGGACCGGGCGCAGCTCCGCGGGGTGCGGCAGGACGTGTTCGCGGACGTAGGCGTGCCACGCGCGGCTCGCGGCGCCGAACCCGCCGCGGGTGTGCAGGCCGGCGGCGACCGGGGTGGTCAGCGGCCGGCCGGGCCCGATCCGGTGGACGACGCCGTCTTGCCCGAAGCCGCCGCTGACCGTCAGGCGCCCGGTCGAGGAGCGGGTCGTGGTGAGGCGCCACGAGCCGCTCCACGCGAGCGCGACGCCGTAGACCTCGCCGTGGTGTTCGGTGGCGGTGCCGTCGTCGACCATGACCCAGGGGTTGGCGTGGTGACTGGTGATCCCACGGCGGCTGCCGAAGACGGTCTCCCCGTGCGGGGCGGGTTCCCGTCGCAGCTGGGTTTCCGCGGCCCAGCGGCCGGTGGTGTGGCTGAGCCGGTAGTCCTCGAGGACGGGCAGGGCCCAGGTCGCGGAGTCGGCCCGGGCGACCTCGACGTCGGTGTCGGCGGACAGCTCGGTCCAGCGTTCGAGGACGTCGGACCGGAACCGGTAGTGGAGGGTGATCCGCACGGAGTAGTGGCGGTCGGTGCAGTGGATCGCCAGGTGGCGCTCGGTGATTTCGTGGCGCTGGTACCGCCATTCGAGGCCCCGGGTGCCGTCGGCGAAGCGGAGTTGCAGGGCCGGGGTCCAGTAACGGGTGCCGCTGTCCGCCGCGAGTTCGTCGAGACCTTCGTTCGGGTCGTTGAAGCCGTCCCAGCGGGGAAGAGTTTTCTGCGTGAGTTCGACGACCTGGGGCGGGGACAGGCGCGGACCCCAGTACACGTGGGTGGGGACGTCGTCTTCGTCGAGCCGCAGGGCGTAGGTGGTCGTCGTGCCGGTGAGCACCCAGGTGCGGTGGGCGTCGAGGAAGCTGATCCCGGGCATGCGGGTCATCCTGGCCGCCGGGACACCGCGGCGGCCAGGAATTCCCGCTCACCGGATCAAGGCCGGTCGGTCAGGTACCCGCCCATGGTCTTGAAGTACTCGTGCGCCGGCAGTTCCGTGCCGTCGGCGGTGCGGACCCGCTCGACGACCAGGCCGGCCGACTGACCGCGGCGCGCCTGCGGGCCGGCCACGATCACGACGCCGTCGCCCTCCTTGATGAAGATCCGGCCCGGCGTGCCGCCGTAGTGCCCCTTCGACACCGATGCCTTGAGGATCCGCAGCTCCTCGCCGCGGTGGTGGGTGAACGCGTTCGGGTACGGGTCCGACAACGCGCGCACGAAGCGCTCGAGGTCCTCGGGCGGGAGGGTCCAGTCGATCAGGCTGTCGCGGCGGGCGCGCTTGTGGAAGAAGCTGGCCTTCGAGCGGTCCTGCGGCACCGGGGTGTACCCCGTCTCGATCTTCGAGATCGCTTCGGCCGTGAGCGGGGCGATCAGGTCGACCGTGCGGTGGAACAGATCCGTCGTGGTGTCCGCCGGGCCGACCGGGATCGCGCGCTGCAGGACGATGTCGCCCGCGTCGAGTTCGCCGTCCATCATGTGGGCGGTGACGCCGACCTCGGGCTCACCGTTGATCAGCGCCCAGATGAGCGGGGAGAAGCCCGCGTACGACGGCAGCAGCGAGTCGTGGATGTTGAGGGTGCCGTGCCGCGGGAGGTCGAAGATCTCCGGGGGCAGCCAGGTGCGCCAGTTGTTC encodes the following:
- a CDS encoding GNAT family N-acetyltransferase gives rise to the protein MKLRPATADDADFLADVLVAAVNWSPDWPPKSRRRVLAAPNTACYVAGWPRESDLGVVAEADGERVGAAWLRFFAPDAPGYGFVAADVPELTVGVAAEWRGRGVGRALLHAVEDHAKEAGIARISLSVERKNFAERLYLAAGYEVVGAGSEQSDTMVKFL
- a CDS encoding carbohydrate ABC transporter permease translates to MTRRLVALLVGAVFFVPLYLVLANVFKRGDLIAKEPASLPLPPTLANIHAVLTRPDGLFWVSLANSVVVTVSSILVLTVLSAMLGHYLARSRKRWTKVLTLVLLAGLMIPPQVILIPITDVLRVTHLMASLPGLILFNVGYYVPFGVFVFSGFVRGVPVELEEAALLDGAGRMQVFWRVVFPLLRPATASVLIFLGVWIWNDFIDPLIILGPGQGTTITTGIYRSIGQYQADLGSVFALMFLATLPVLIFYLALQKQFVKGLTGGATKG
- a CDS encoding carbohydrate ABC transporter permease encodes the protein MATRKPVLPRVGHFASFGAPGVLVYVCFVLAPILISFGYSLTNYNPFHPPVRFVGFDNYQLLFTDEQFLAALEVTTILTLIVVLVPNVLGLGVALLLDRKGWLYNALRSVFFTPVILSSVVVSIVWSRLLDDAGPLNNLLRALGVEHPPGWLSDPDLALYSVASIVCWQMLGFCVVVYLAGLQGVPAELLEAAEIDGAGPLRRFRAVTWPLLAPSLTITTVVLLISAFKTYDYVKVITNGGPGSGATATIAFDVLQTGFDANHVGYASAMAVLMLAIVAVVTTVVLNFLRRREVDL
- a CDS encoding extracellular solute-binding protein, producing MRRSLALGAAVLLAVSACSVGSNTGGGTEITFLTFETPNLTPAYWDAAIKRVTDKNPGFKVKKLVAPTADGRTSYAKQLLQSGQFPDVLIAVDSAGFAEAGNLYAWTPDELKDFQFPEANPVNGKYYQLPANTQTIPPVYYNKKMFADAGIAAPPKTWAELVADAGKLKDKGFAPFTIGGGKDGFPSSMILSGLVGTEVYATTPDWLTQRRQDKVKFADPAFQRAFSKLADLVARGYVDKTSVSRDYAATEQAFLDGKSAMYPMGNWFAANADSKKHDFEVGVFDFPTEDGKLVVPAYTGGGMIVNAKAANLDAARKFALGFQLDKDQLDASVKADGLFPALKGYTPPADVGPAFKAGYDLYTQAVRQNAVVHAFRWETADDGLLPGMKDKVDQAAQDVITGRKTVADACAFLDTEWAKAG
- a CDS encoding alpha-galactosidase, whose protein sequence is MPGISFLDAHRTWVLTGTTTTYALRLDEDDVPTHVYWGPRLSPPQVVELTQKTLPRWDGFNDPNEGLDELAADSGTRYWTPALQLRFADGTRGLEWRYQRHEITERHLAIHCTDRHYSVRITLHYRFRSDVLERWTELSADTDVEVARADSATWALPVLEDYRLSHTTGRWAAETQLRREPAPHGETVFGSRRGITSHHANPWVMVDDGTATEHHGEVYGVALAWSGSWRLTTTRSSTGRLTVSGGFGQDGVVHRIGPGRPLTTPVAAGLHTRGGFGAASRAWHAYVREHVLPHPAELRPVLYNSWEATGFAVSEGGQLALAERAAALGVELFVLDDGWFGARTGDHAGLGDWHVNRERFPGGLRPLVDAVHALGMKFGLWVEPEMVNPDSDLHRAHPDWVLHHPHRRRSELRNQLVLNFARPDVAVWAHGWLDRLVGDHGVDFLKWDMNRPFSEAGWPGEADQDRLWVEHTRAVYAILDRLRRDYPGLRIEACSGGGGRVDLGVLARTDQVWPSDNTDALDRLRVQHGYSQLYPARAMAAWVTDDPNFVTARSVPLRFRFHVAMAGVLGLGGDIAHWPDEDLALAREMIALYRDIRPVVQHGALHRLRPPVDDGLVALQYVLGDRSVVFAYRQAAHFAEPDRPLRLGGLDSADRYLDPDSGTTHSGAVLLAHGLRLGLPTGDFASAVVRLERISR
- a CDS encoding methionyl-tRNA formyltransferase, giving the protein MRVAMFGYQTWGHRTLQALIDAGHDVALVVTHPKSDHAYERIWADSVADLAEANAIRVLLRTRPDDAELLAELKAADLDLIVANNWRTWLPPEIFDLPRHGTLNIHDSLLPSYAGFSPLIWALINGEPEVGVTAHMMDGELDAGDIVLQRAIPVGPADTTTDLFHRTVDLIAPLTAEAISKIETGYTPVPQDRSKASFFHKRARRDSLIDWTLPPEDLERFVRALSDPYPNAFTHHRGEELRILKASVSKGHYGGTPGRIFIKEGDGVVIVAGPQARRGQSAGLVVERVRTADGTELPAHEYFKTMGGYLTDRP